CCACTGGTGGCAATGTCCGCTACCAGACGATACGTTGCGCTCAGGTAGTCTACACCATACTGAGACGCTTTGTGAGGTCTTACGAACATGGCGTCGTTTACTGCCTAGCCACATTTCGCTACGGGTGGGGTTTCCCGCTCAGCTGACTTTACAACAGCATTTACCGCTGCCTGACCGGCGTCTACAGGAGCCGGAGCGGAGCCTCTACATCGAAACCCTGGCGGCGCGTAAGCTACCGATCAGCAGTGAATCGCTGGCGATAGACTATCGGGAAGATCCGCAGATGCAGGGGGCGCTGCTAGTGACCGCCGCACGTCGACAGGAAATTGATAAATGGCTGGTATGCCTGAATAACGCAGAGCTGCGCCCTGATGTGCTTGAGATCTCAACCTGTGCGCTTCGAGCGATGGCGCAGCGATCTGGGCTTGACGCTAACCGTCTGTTGCTGCATCGCCTGGTGGATGGCTGGCTGTGGGTCTCTCCGTTGAACCACGCCTTTCACTCAGGCGTGATACACCTTGATGAGCTGAATGACGAGACAGATATC
The window above is part of the Pectobacterium araliae genome. Proteins encoded here:
- the pilM gene encoding type IV pilus biogenesis protein PilM, producing the protein MAYHIWRVGVDIQNGFIRALAVQCRRDGWQLRHWWQCPLPDDTLRSGSLHHTETLCEVLRTWRRLLPSHISLRVGFPAQLTLQQHLPLPDRRLQEPERSLYIETLAARKLPISSESLAIDYREDPQMQGALLVTAARRQEIDKWLVCLNNAELRPDVLEISTCALRAMAQRSGLDANRLLLHRLVDGWLWVSPLNHAFHSGVIHLDELNDETDILSVVSTRYQYDVADIAYYSSVSPDLPSPQTDVLQTWSPLTVFNHIQPPLPSFPSAFAIAGGLALRPEDV